One Bacillota bacterium genomic window, CTCAGGGCTGACCCGCAATGTGGTTCAATGCCTGGACGACTTTGACATTCCCTTGCATCTGAGCACCACCGTAACCCGGGTCCACGGCGCCCAGCGGGTGGAGGCGGTGACTGTAGCGAAAGTCGGTCCCGACCTCAAGCCGCTGCCCGGCAGTGAGCAGGTGGTGCCCTGTGACACTCTGGTGCTGTCGGTGGGCCTGATTCCGGAAAATGACAGCCTCGAGTCCTTGGGTGTGGATATCGACCCTAAAACCGGCGGGCCTGTGGTGGATCAGAACTTTCACACCAGTGTTCCGGGCCTATTTAGTTGTGGCAACGCCGCCTTTGTCAATGATCTGGTGGATTATGTTTCCGAAGGCGGTAAGTTGGCGGGAAGGGCGGCTGCCCGCTATGCCCGGGAGGGCGGCATTCGAGGCACGCTGCCTGTGGGCTGGGGACCCGAGATTATGACGGTTGTGCCGCAGCGCTTGGCGCCGGGAGGGGAGGCGGTTATGTTTTTCCGGGCCACCAGCAGCATGGAAAATGTGCGCCTAGTGGTGCGTTCGGGCGCCCGCGAGCTATTCAGCAAGCGCTACTTGCAGCTGCGGCCACCAGAGATGGAAAGGATTGCCTTAGAGCTGGACCCCTTCCCCGCTCAAGCGGTGGAATTCAGTCTTGAGGAGGTGAAGTGATGCGTACATTTGTCTGTGTGCAATGTCCCTTAAGTTGCCAGTTAAGTGTTTCCGGCTCGGACGAGGAGCTGGTGGTGGAGGGAAACCGCTGCCCCCGGGGCCGAGAGTATGCGATTCAGGAACGGACTTGTCCCACCCGCTCCCTGACCACCACAGTCAGAACGATTTTCCCCGACTTTCCTAGGCTTCCGGTCCGAACTGCTGGCGAAGTGCCTCTCCAGTCTGTCCATTCGGTGATGGAGGTGATAAACTCTCTACAGGTGGAAAAACGGCTGCGGCCCGGGGACATGGTGTTGGCAAAGATTCCCGGCACCGACGTGCCGCTGATTGCCACCGACGATATGTTTAGCGGGGGGAATGAATATGAGCGCGCTGCTCCTGGCCATTGACTGCGGAACCCAGAGTTTACGTGCCCTGATCTTTGACGGAGAAGGCCATCTGTTGGCAAGGGAAAAGGTGGCGTATGAGCCATATTTCAGCGACCAGCCTGGTTGGGCCGAGCAGGACGCCGAAATCTATTGGCAGAGTCTGTGTGAGGCATGCGCTAATTTAAAGACGCGGCAGCCGGAACTGTTCAGCCAAATTGCCGGCTTAGCGGTTACCGCGCAGCGGAACACGGTGATAAATGTAGATAGCGCCGGTGTACCCCTGCGTCCGGCAATTACCTGGCTGGATCAGCGCAAGGCCGAACGCAGAGCAAAATTGGCTGTCGCAATACTCCAGAAGGAAGCGAAGATTAACTGGCTGCGCCAGCACCAACAGGAAATCTGGAAGCGGACCCACAAGGTTCTGCAGGTCTCGGCCTTCCTCAACCAGCGCCTGACGGGAGAGTTTCGGGACTCGGTGGCTTCGCAAATCGGTCATGTCCCCTTTGACAATAAAAAGCGGCGCTGGTCGCCGCCGGGAGATTTTAAGTCGGTGCTGTTTAAGGTGGAGTCGGAAAAACTGGTGGACCTGGTGGAACCGGGGGAAGAGTTGGGCTCAGTCAGTGCGGAAGCGGAGGCGGCTACAGGACTGCCCGCCGGCCTGCCGGTGATTGCCGCCGGCTCCGATAAAGGCTGCGAGACCTTGGGCACGGGCTGCCTGGAGTGCAGTGCCGCCAGCCTCAGC contains:
- a CDS encoding DUF1667 domain-containing protein; translation: MRTFVCVQCPLSCQLSVSGSDEELVVEGNRCPRGREYAIQERTCPTRSLTTTVRTIFPDFPRLPVRTAGEVPLQSVHSVMEVINSLQVEKRLRPGDMVLAKIPGTDVPLIATDDMFSGGNEYERAAPGH
- a CDS encoding FAD-dependent oxidoreductase, yielding MLSSDVLVIGGGPAGLAAAIAAHEQGASVLLVEREQRLGGILKQCIHDGFGIVRYKEKLSGPEYAQRDIGQLRKRDIQVLTGTYVMELDRSETGFRLMLQNPEQGMFPVQTRALVAATGCRERTSRQVFIHGDRPAGVYTAGTAQSMVNIHGWLPGRKCVILGSGDIGLIMARRLALEGAEVVGVYEIKTEPSGLTRNVVQCLDDFDIPLHLSTTVTRVHGAQRVEAVTVAKVGPDLKPLPGSEQVVPCDTLVLSVGLIPENDSLESLGVDIDPKTGGPVVDQNFHTSVPGLFSCGNAAFVNDLVDYVSEGGKLAGRAAARYAREGGIRGTLPVGWGPEIMTVVPQRLAPGGEAVMFFRATSSMENVRLVVRSGARELFSKRYLQLRPPEMERIALELDPFPAQAVEFSLEEVK